In one Pseudodesulfovibrio tunisiensis genomic region, the following are encoded:
- a CDS encoding universal stress protein, producing the protein MNIKKILLPVDGSSHSDAAAHMAIDIAASFNASVVILYVRRRVPAGLGEPNATEYHDFLNKSAADVLAPYKTLLTEAEIDHQDMVVGGNVAEVIGDVARAEQCDVIVIGSKGKSELEGLVLGSVTHKVLNTTRCPVLVVK; encoded by the coding sequence ATGAATATCAAGAAGATCCTGCTTCCGGTTGACGGCTCCAGCCATTCCGACGCTGCCGCGCACATGGCCATCGACATCGCCGCATCCTTCAATGCTTCCGTGGTCATCCTGTATGTCCGTCGCCGGGTTCCGGCCGGGCTGGGTGAACCCAATGCCACGGAATATCACGATTTTCTGAACAAGAGCGCTGCTGACGTGCTTGCCCCGTACAAGACTCTGCTCACTGAGGCGGAGATCGACCATCAGGACATGGTCGTGGGCGGCAACGTGGCCGAGGTCATCGGCGATGTTGCCCGGGCCGAACAGTGCGACGTGATCGTGATCGGCTCCAAGGGCAAGTCCGAACTCGAAGGACTCGTGCTCGGGTCCGTTACCCACAAGGTCCTGAACACCACGCGCTGCCCGGTCCTTGTGGTCAAGTGA
- a CDS encoding DEAD/DEAH box helicase, with product MAPQVADHRELPGKEARFAEPRRPFAAPVRQALDMLGIETLYAHQAEAADHVRAGHHVVVATPTASGKTFCYNLPIMEHCLGDPEAHALYLFPLKALAQDQLRAFNELAGLMPGEHRPTAAIYDGDTTQYKRGKIRNDPPNVILSNPEMVHLSMLPHHASWASFLSGLTHIVVDEVHTYRGVMGSHMAMVFRRLLRLCEYYGARPTFIFCSATIGNPVELCRMLTGLDVHPILESGAAQGGRHMIFLNPDAGPANAAIQLLRSALARNLRTIVYCQSRKLTELIALWATEKSGKYKSRISAYRAGFLPEERREIESRMASGELLAVISTSALELGIDIGGLDVCIMVGYPGTVMATLQRGGRVGRALRESAVALVAGEDALDQYFMRHPEDFFSRPPESAMLNPHNPVVMDRHLICAAAELSLRPGESFLREPEIGERVRELVASGDLFEVEDGDVVSHRKRPHRDVDLRGAGKSMHIQDCTGNPEKPALIGTIDNHRAYREAHPGAVYLHRGQTYVITHMDPGTLTVKAEKKRVGYYTKPRGSKDTEILEVLDSGPCFGTAVYFGRLRVTERITGYEKRSVRGGKLLGIMPLDLEPLVFETEGMWFEIPHAVRQRCEEEFLHFMGGIHAFEHAAIGMLPLLVMTDRNDLGGISTPMHEQVQGAAVFIYDGMPGGAGLTRQAFRKAEEVLETTLRTITECPCDLGCPSCVHSPKCGSGNRPIDKRAAQFVLEAIRAGDPASVKPREIDVQLPGLIPTRPEPERYGVIDIETRYSAQDVGGWNRADRMGVSIACVYDSETKKMADYEQEQLDELVAHLQKFDLVIGFNHVKFDYAVLAGLHPFKFRELPSLDLLIEVKNRLGYRVKLDNIAQATLNVGKSADGLQALAWWKQGRLDLITEYCRQDVAVTRDVYLYGREHGHVLFTNKAGQKVKVPVDW from the coding sequence ATGGCTCCGCAGGTGGCGGATCATCGGGAGCTGCCCGGAAAGGAGGCCAGGTTTGCCGAGCCGCGCCGTCCCTTTGCCGCGCCTGTGCGACAGGCTCTGGACATGCTGGGCATCGAGACTTTGTACGCGCATCAGGCCGAGGCCGCGGATCATGTCCGGGCCGGGCATCACGTTGTGGTGGCCACGCCCACGGCCAGCGGCAAGACCTTCTGCTACAATCTGCCGATCATGGAACATTGTCTGGGCGATCCCGAGGCGCACGCCCTCTACCTGTTTCCGCTCAAGGCGCTGGCGCAGGACCAGCTGCGCGCGTTCAACGAACTGGCCGGACTCATGCCCGGGGAGCACAGACCCACGGCCGCCATCTATGACGGGGACACCACCCAGTACAAACGCGGGAAAATCCGCAACGATCCGCCCAACGTCATCCTGAGCAATCCGGAAATGGTGCATCTGTCCATGCTGCCGCATCATGCGTCATGGGCCTCGTTCCTCTCCGGGCTGACCCACATCGTGGTCGACGAGGTGCACACCTACCGGGGCGTTATGGGCTCGCACATGGCCATGGTCTTCCGCCGTCTGCTGCGGCTGTGCGAATACTACGGAGCTCGGCCCACCTTCATCTTCTGTTCCGCCACCATCGGCAATCCCGTGGAACTGTGCCGCATGCTCACCGGGCTGGACGTGCATCCGATCCTCGAATCCGGGGCTGCGCAGGGTGGACGGCACATGATCTTTCTGAACCCGGACGCGGGGCCGGCCAACGCCGCGATCCAGCTCCTGCGTTCCGCCCTCGCTCGAAACCTGCGCACCATCGTCTACTGCCAGTCGCGCAAGCTCACGGAACTCATCGCGCTCTGGGCCACGGAAAAATCCGGAAAATACAAATCCCGCATTTCCGCATACCGGGCCGGATTTCTGCCCGAGGAACGGCGCGAGATCGAATCGCGCATGGCTTCCGGCGAGCTGCTGGCCGTGATCTCCACGTCCGCGCTCGAACTGGGCATCGACATCGGCGGGCTCGACGTGTGCATCATGGTGGGCTACCCGGGCACGGTCATGGCCACTTTGCAGCGCGGAGGCCGGGTCGGTCGCGCTCTCCGGGAATCCGCTGTGGCACTCGTGGCTGGCGAGGATGCACTGGACCAGTATTTCATGCGTCATCCCGAGGATTTCTTTTCCCGCCCGCCCGAGTCCGCCATGCTCAATCCGCACAACCCCGTGGTCATGGACCGACATCTGATCTGCGCTGCCGCGGAACTCTCCCTGCGGCCCGGGGAATCCTTTCTGCGCGAGCCGGAAATCGGGGAGCGCGTGCGTGAACTGGTCGCGTCCGGCGACCTGTTCGAGGTGGAAGACGGCGATGTGGTCTCCCATCGCAAGCGGCCGCACCGGGACGTGGACCTGCGCGGCGCTGGCAAATCCATGCACATTCAGGACTGCACCGGCAACCCGGAAAAGCCCGCACTCATCGGCACCATAGACAATCATCGCGCCTATCGCGAAGCGCATCCCGGAGCCGTGTATCTGCATCGCGGCCAGACCTACGTGATCACGCACATGGACCCCGGCACACTGACCGTGAAGGCCGAGAAGAAGCGTGTGGGCTATTACACCAAGCCGCGCGGGTCCAAGGACACGGAGATTCTCGAAGTGCTGGATTCGGGCCCCTGCTTCGGCACTGCGGTCTATTTCGGCAGGCTGCGCGTGACCGAACGCATCACAGGCTATGAAAAGCGGTCCGTGCGCGGGGGCAAATTGCTGGGCATCATGCCCCTTGATCTGGAACCGCTGGTATTTGAAACCGAAGGCATGTGGTTCGAGATTCCTCATGCCGTGCGCCAGCGGTGCGAAGAGGAATTCCTGCATTTCATGGGCGGCATCCACGCGTTCGAACACGCGGCCATCGGCATGCTGCCTCTGCTGGTCATGACCGACCGCAACGACCTCGGCGGCATTTCCACGCCCATGCACGAACAGGTGCAGGGTGCGGCCGTGTTCATCTACGACGGCATGCCCGGCGGCGCGGGCCTGACCCGTCAGGCCTTTCGCAAGGCCGAAGAGGTATTGGAGACCACGCTCAGAACCATCACGGAATGCCCCTGCGATCTGGGGTGCCCGTCCTGCGTGCATTCACCCAAGTGCGGGTCCGGCAATCGGCCCATCGACAAGCGCGCGGCCCAGTTCGTGCTGGAGGCCATTCGCGCGGGCGACCCGGCATCCGTCAAACCAAGGGAGATCGACGTGCAACTGCCCGGACTCATTCCCACCCGGCCCGAACCCGAACGCTATGGCGTCATCGACATCGAAACCCGGTACTCGGCCCAGGATGTGGGCGGCTGGAATCGCGCGGATCGCATGGGCGTGTCCATTGCCTGCGTGTATGATTCCGAAACCAAGAAAATGGCGGATTACGAACAGGAGCAACTCGACGAGCTGGTCGCGCATCTGCAAAAGTTCGATCTGGTCATCGGATTCAATCACGTCAAGTTCGACTACGCAGTGCTGGCCGGTCTGCATCCCTTCAAATTTCGAGAACTGCCGAGTCTTGATCTGCTCATCGAGGTGAAGAACCGGCTCGGATACCGGGTCAAGCTCGACAACATCGCCCAGGCCACCCTGAACGTGGGCAAGTCCGCAGACGGGCTTCAGGCCCTTGCATGGTGGAAGCAGGGTCGGCTTGATCTCATCACCGAATACTGCCGACAGGACGTGGCCGTCACCCGCGACGTGTATCTGTACGGACGGGAACACGGGCATGTGCTCTTCACCAACAAGGCCGGACAAAAGGTCAAGGTGCCCGTGGACTGGTAG
- a CDS encoding YitT family protein, translating to MEKKNLEARIREWTFGPVWNLFLLTTGSWLIAFSVKAVALPNNLLTGGMSGLALLMHYVFTDVTTGEWFFLLNLPVFALGWLFVSRRFFLYSLYGMFAVSAFIELIDAALVFPDLWLAVITAGGMLGAGVGITLRSLGSTGGADILAVIFKERFNLSMGAFEFWFNFLVFLGAFACMDPHMVLYSLAMTFIISFAIEYVMSMFSERKMVIVISERPKDILDRILTTLDRGATILQGKGGFSGHDKEVILTMVSSIQLKQLEELVYNADPDAFTIVGSGFHVFGRGFSSRKIY from the coding sequence ATGGAAAAAAAGAATCTCGAAGCCCGCATCCGCGAATGGACGTTCGGGCCTGTCTGGAACCTGTTTCTGCTGACCACGGGATCATGGCTGATCGCGTTTTCGGTCAAGGCCGTGGCCCTGCCCAACAACCTGCTGACCGGCGGGATGTCCGGGCTGGCCCTGCTCATGCATTACGTGTTCACCGACGTGACCACCGGCGAATGGTTCTTTCTGCTCAATCTGCCCGTGTTCGCGCTGGGCTGGCTGTTCGTGAGCCGCAGGTTCTTCCTGTACAGCCTGTACGGCATGTTCGCGGTTTCCGCATTCATCGAGCTGATCGACGCCGCTCTGGTCTTTCCGGACCTGTGGCTGGCCGTGATCACGGCTGGCGGCATGCTCGGGGCGGGCGTGGGCATCACCCTGCGCAGCCTCGGGTCCACGGGCGGGGCCGACATTCTGGCCGTGATATTCAAGGAGCGGTTCAACCTCTCCATGGGCGCATTCGAATTCTGGTTCAACTTTCTGGTCTTTCTCGGCGCGTTCGCATGCATGGACCCGCACATGGTCCTGTATTCGCTGGCCATGACCTTCATCATCTCCTTTGCCATCGAATACGTCATGTCCATGTTCAGCGAGCGCAAGATGGTCATCGTGATTTCCGAAAGGCCCAAGGACATTCTGGACCGCATTCTCACCACGCTGGACCGGGGCGCGACCATTCTGCAGGGCAAGGGCGGATTCTCCGGCCATGACAAGGAAGTGATCCTGACCATGGTCAGCTCCATTCAGCTCAAGCAGCTCGAGGAACTCGTCTACAATGCGGACCCGGATGCGTTCACCATCGTGGGCTCCGGGTTTCACGTGTTCGGCAGGGGATTCTCCTCAAGGAAGATCTACTGA
- a CDS encoding TrmH family RNA methyltransferase translates to MQGNDRQAGDGKLYIVGNKPVLELLEGDSGRVDFVYFRKGRHDRHLEEIIALCRERKVPFKAVPVKDLDRMYRGNHQGVAARCAALEYTPLEKLIDMVHSAPVPLIVALDQVQDPGNVGALARTVFALGGAGIIVCRHHGAYLGTGAVRSSAGAINQLPVAKAGNMAQAVQQCADSGLTIYCAQKSDISGNAFETEFKAPAVLVLGNEEKGIRPGVAKYGDYDIEIPFARDFDSLNVAQAGAILVSEFARQTGK, encoded by the coding sequence ATGCAGGGCAACGACAGGCAGGCCGGTGACGGCAAGCTGTACATAGTGGGCAACAAGCCGGTTCTGGAACTGCTCGAAGGTGATTCGGGCAGGGTGGATTTCGTGTATTTCCGCAAGGGTAGACACGACAGGCACCTTGAGGAAATCATTGCGCTGTGCCGGGAGCGGAAAGTGCCTTTCAAGGCGGTTCCGGTCAAGGATCTGGACCGCATGTACCGGGGCAATCATCAGGGCGTTGCCGCCCGATGTGCGGCTCTGGAATACACGCCATTGGAAAAACTGATCGACATGGTGCACAGTGCCCCTGTCCCGCTGATCGTGGCGCTCGATCAGGTGCAGGACCCGGGCAATGTGGGCGCTTTGGCGCGTACGGTCTTCGCCCTTGGCGGCGCGGGCATCATCGTCTGCCGTCACCATGGCGCATATCTCGGCACCGGTGCGGTGCGCTCCAGCGCCGGAGCCATCAACCAGCTGCCCGTGGCCAAGGCCGGGAACATGGCGCAGGCCGTGCAGCAGTGCGCGGACAGCGGCCTGACCATCTACTGCGCCCAGAAGAGCGACATTTCCGGCAATGCCTTCGAGACCGAGTTCAAGGCCCCGGCCGTGCTCGTGCTCGGCAACGAGGAAAAGGGCATCCGCCCGGGCGTGGCCAAGTACGGGGACTATGACATCGAGATTCCCTTTGCCCGGGATTTCGATTCCCTGAACGTGGCGCAGGCCGGAGCCATTCTGGTTTCGGAATTTGCCCGCCAGACCGGGAAATAG
- a CDS encoding DUF4911 domain-containing protein: MAMKSRRKYRKRPLPPAPDESRRMYVRINPSKVALFRFLLEGCDNLGMFTVVNRFKGTLLLRYSPHQEREMRAFLGGIRELVPMQHLGRPPFRPE; this comes from the coding sequence ATGGCCATGAAATCCCGAAGAAAGTACCGCAAGCGGCCCTTGCCGCCCGCGCCGGACGAATCGCGGCGGATGTATGTCCGCATCAATCCGTCGAAAGTCGCGCTTTTCCGCTTTCTGCTGGAGGGGTGTGACAATCTCGGGATGTTTACTGTGGTGAATCGGTTCAAGGGAACCCTGCTGCTTCGCTATTCTCCGCATCAGGAACGGGAGATGCGCGCGTTTCTGGGGGGCATTCGCGAGCTCGTCCCCATGCAGCATCTGGGGCGCCCTCCTTTTCGCCCGGAATAA
- the nhaB gene encoding sodium/proton antiporter NhaB, with product MGGNFLGNAPGWYKKAILGFLVLNPILLYTVGPFITGWVVIGEFIFTLAMALKCYPLPAGGLLALEAVALGMTKPETVYHEALNNFEVILLLIFMVAGIYFMKDFLQFTFTRILVKVRSKIVISLLFSFAGALLSAFLDALTVTAVIIAVAYGFYNVYHRFASGKTMTCSHDLCSDTNVAKDKDRADLMQFRAFLRNLMMHGAVGTALGGVCTIVGEPQNLLIGSEMGWHFVDFFIRVAPISMPVLATGLLTCMVVEKFKLFGYGVEMPGNIRSHLLETATEMEAKRGQAGKAKIIAQALIGIWLVLALGFHLAAVGLIGLSVIVLLTASNGYIEEHQLGKAFEEALPFTALLVVFFAIVAMIHDLHLFKPVINFVLSLEGQVQLAAYYSANGILSMISDNVFVATVYVSETKMHFVQMLGAIPGIGMTGEQLMDLLTDPNRMRADVLATLPQAAADQAAALMTQFDKLAVAINTGTNIPSVATPNGQAAFLFLLTSALAPVIRLSYGRMVVLALPYTITMSLAGLAATWYMDSILAFFGG from the coding sequence ATGGGTGGCAATTTCCTCGGAAATGCCCCGGGATGGTACAAAAAGGCCATTCTCGGTTTTCTGGTCCTCAACCCCATTCTGCTCTACACGGTAGGCCCGTTCATCACCGGCTGGGTGGTGATCGGAGAGTTCATCTTCACACTGGCCATGGCGCTCAAGTGCTATCCGCTGCCTGCAGGCGGTCTTCTGGCCCTCGAGGCCGTGGCGCTGGGCATGACCAAGCCCGAAACCGTCTACCACGAAGCCCTGAACAACTTCGAGGTCATCCTGCTGCTCATCTTCATGGTGGCGGGCATCTACTTCATGAAGGACTTCCTTCAGTTCACCTTTACCCGCATTCTGGTGAAGGTCCGATCCAAGATCGTCATTTCCCTGCTGTTCAGCTTTGCGGGCGCACTGCTGTCCGCGTTTCTGGACGCATTGACCGTGACTGCGGTGATCATTGCCGTGGCCTACGGGTTCTACAATGTCTACCACCGATTCGCGTCCGGCAAGACCATGACCTGTTCGCACGACCTGTGCAGCGACACGAACGTGGCCAAGGACAAGGACCGCGCAGACCTGATGCAATTCCGGGCCTTTCTGCGCAACCTGATGATGCACGGCGCCGTGGGCACGGCCCTTGGCGGTGTGTGCACCATCGTGGGCGAACCGCAGAATCTGCTGATCGGCTCGGAAATGGGCTGGCATTTCGTGGATTTCTTCATTCGCGTAGCCCCGATTTCCATGCCCGTGCTTGCCACAGGTCTGCTGACCTGCATGGTCGTGGAGAAGTTCAAGCTGTTCGGTTATGGCGTGGAAATGCCGGGCAACATCCGTTCCCATCTGCTGGAAACCGCCACGGAAATGGAAGCCAAACGTGGTCAGGCCGGCAAGGCGAAGATCATTGCCCAGGCACTGATCGGCATCTGGCTGGTTCTGGCGCTGGGCTTTCACCTTGCGGCCGTGGGCCTGATCGGCCTGTCCGTCATCGTGCTGCTGACCGCGTCGAACGGCTACATCGAGGAACACCAGCTCGGCAAGGCGTTTGAAGAAGCCCTGCCCTTTACCGCGCTGCTCGTGGTCTTCTTTGCCATTGTGGCCATGATCCACGACCTGCATCTGTTCAAGCCGGTCATCAATTTCGTGCTGAGTCTGGAAGGACAGGTGCAACTTGCCGCCTACTACAGCGCGAACGGCATTCTCTCCATGATCTCGGACAACGTGTTCGTGGCGACCGTGTACGTTTCGGAGACCAAGATGCACTTCGTGCAGATGCTGGGCGCAATTCCGGGCATCGGCATGACCGGCGAACAGCTCATGGACCTGCTCACCGATCCGAATCGCATGCGCGCCGACGTGCTGGCGACCCTGCCGCAGGCCGCAGCGGATCAGGCGGCAGCGCTCATGACCCAGTTCGACAAACTGGCCGTGGCCATCAACACGGGCACGAACATCCCGAGCGTGGCCACGCCGAACGGTCAGGCCGCGTTCCTGTTCCTGCTCACCTCGGCGCTGGCTCCGGTCATCCGGCTGTCCTACGGCCGCATGGTTGTTCTGGCCCTGCCGTACACCATCACCATGTCTCTGGCCGGTCTGGCCGCGACCTGGTACATGGATTCCATTCTGGCCTTCTTCGGAGGCTAA
- a CDS encoding PocR ligand-binding domain-containing protein — translation MKMTDLAPEQDWKALQQELRDTYGFNADIMDAEGRRLFGSSWGNDLCRAIHDDRQAFGAICQPSGQMFTHLLTSGRTAFAEECDGGMLRITVPVIRNNELVGAVGGCGLLPDDGEIEEFMIRMSSGMDEATIAKHAGTVAPVQRARVDEIIARIERRIREITAEA, via the coding sequence ATGAAAATGACTGATCTGGCTCCCGAGCAGGACTGGAAGGCCTTGCAGCAGGAGCTTCGCGACACCTACGGATTCAATGCGGACATCATGGACGCCGAAGGCAGAAGGCTGTTCGGCAGCAGTTGGGGCAACGACCTGTGCCGGGCCATTCACGACGACAGGCAGGCATTCGGAGCGATCTGTCAGCCCTCGGGCCAGATGTTCACCCACCTTCTGACCTCGGGCAGGACGGCCTTTGCCGAGGAATGCGACGGCGGCATGCTGCGCATCACGGTTCCGGTGATCCGAAACAACGAACTGGTCGGCGCGGTCGGCGGCTGCGGTCTGCTCCCGGACGACGGCGAAATCGAGGAATTCATGATCCGGATGTCCTCAGGCATGGACGAGGCGACCATTGCCAAGCACGCCGGAACCGTTGCCCCGGTCCAGCGCGCCAGGGTGGACGAAATCATCGCCCGCATCGAACGACGCATCCGGGAGATCACGGCCGAGGCATAG
- a CDS encoding adenosylcobinamide-GDP ribazoletransferase, translated as MNPFRSYVNALSFMTRLVPARTIPDEDFRRGMACMPFVGLTLGLVLVVPIALGLFRSHTWVQAWLLMLGNVYLTRGLHMDGLSDVFDGVTAHTSPERFWSVVKDSRSGAFGVLSMVMASLGLVVLYHSLLDVGAYWAIAWAFVAGRTACVGLGYMARHLARPGLGKLHMDGATLSVALISGLITLVLGAFMAGPLGALAGMFLSAVAVVPLYRLAERVEGVNGDFLGCAIVLGECCACLGCLLFV; from the coding sequence ATGAATCCGTTTCGCAGCTATGTGAATGCCTTGAGTTTCATGACTCGTCTGGTTCCAGCCCGTACCATTCCGGACGAGGACTTCCGGCGTGGCATGGCCTGCATGCCGTTCGTGGGACTGACTCTGGGATTGGTGCTGGTCGTGCCCATTGCCCTTGGCCTGTTCCGTTCCCACACCTGGGTGCAGGCATGGCTGCTCATGCTCGGCAACGTCTATCTCACGCGTGGCCTGCACATGGACGGCCTGTCCGACGTGTTCGACGGCGTGACCGCACACACTTCGCCCGAGCGCTTCTGGTCCGTGGTCAAGGACAGCCGCAGCGGCGCGTTCGGCGTACTTTCCATGGTCATGGCCAGCCTCGGTCTGGTGGTGCTGTATCATTCTCTTCTGGATGTCGGTGCATACTGGGCCATTGCCTGGGCGTTCGTGGCCGGGCGCACTGCCTGCGTGGGACTGGGATACATGGCCCGGCACCTGGCCCGGCCCGGTCTGGGCAAGCTGCACATGGACGGCGCAACTCTGTCCGTGGCCCTGATTTCCGGCCTGATCACCCTGGTTCTCGGCGCGTTCATGGCCGGTCCGCTGGGCGCGCTGGCAGGCATGTTCCTGTCCGCCGTGGCCGTGGTGCCCCTGTATCGGCTGGCCGAGAGAGTCGAAGGCGTGAACGGGGATTTCCTCGGTTGCGCCATCGTGCTGGGAGAATGCTGCGCCTGTCTCGGCTGTCTGCTTTTCGTCTGA
- a CDS encoding SAM hydrolase/SAM-dependent halogenase family protein, translating into MFASERKQGRVIALISDFGLADPYVGQMKGVLTRLASSCQVVDICHEVESFNIAQAAFFLAASAPYFPGDAVFLSVVDPGVGTDRRIVALTRDRQVFLAPDNGLLGLLLEREQGFRAFDMTRARHARTEVSDTFHGRDVFAPLAAWLAMGGNPAELGTEIPTDSLVRPDWIRPNIGPGFAHARILHVDRFGNCVLNIPPGPLDHVRNLLFETSETVDLRQVRTYGELRPGDPGLLAGSQGFLELSVNLRSAAKRFGLRSGDAITFVWEQQ; encoded by the coding sequence ATGTTTGCATCCGAAAGAAAACAGGGGCGCGTGATTGCGCTGATCTCGGATTTCGGGCTGGCCGATCCCTATGTGGGCCAGATGAAGGGCGTGCTGACCCGGCTGGCGTCATCCTGCCAGGTGGTGGACATCTGCCATGAGGTCGAGTCCTTCAACATTGCCCAGGCCGCCTTTTTTCTGGCGGCTTCCGCGCCATATTTTCCCGGGGACGCCGTCTTTCTGTCCGTGGTCGATCCGGGCGTGGGCACGGATCGCCGCATCGTGGCCCTGACTCGGGACAGGCAGGTGTTTCTGGCACCGGACAACGGCCTGCTCGGTCTGCTGCTGGAGCGCGAACAGGGGTTTCGCGCATTCGACATGACCCGGGCGCGCCATGCCCGCACCGAGGTCTCGGACACCTTTCACGGCAGGGACGTGTTTGCGCCGCTGGCCGCATGGCTCGCCATGGGCGGCAATCCCGCGGAACTGGGCACGGAGATTCCCACGGATTCCCTTGTGCGGCCGGACTGGATCAGGCCGAACATCGGCCCGGGATTCGCCCATGCCCGCATCCTGCACGTGGATCGGTTCGGCAACTGCGTGCTCAATATTCCGCCCGGTCCGCTGGATCATGTGCGCAACCTGCTGTTCGAAACGTCGGAAACCGTTGACCTGCGGCAGGTCCGCACCTATGGAGAACTAAGACCCGGCGATCCCGGCCTGCTGGCAGGCAGTCAGGGCTTTCTGGAACTATCCGTGAACCTCAGGTCCGCGGCCAAGCGATTCGGCCTGCGGTCCGGGGACGCGATCACCTTTGTCTGGGAGCAGCAATGA
- a CDS encoding glycosyltransferase — protein sequence MKLAVTASSSTSLAALWTPLIPELLDRGHEVHTLAPPMLDPQAQDPAAHLEALGSEHHLFPLRQGGLNPLADFTALFHLKEIYGRIRPDCVISSGIKPVTYGSLGARLAHVRRVASIVTDLGSTLNRSGGFRGRIRFNVAKGMYRAGLRSCDRVIFRSGDDRNVFDQLKVVPDHARVALMPGFDPLMETFSTADMVEELLEFLN from the coding sequence GTGAAACTCGCTGTCACCGCCTCGTCCTCAACCTCTCTTGCCGCGCTTTGGACCCCCCTGATCCCGGAACTGCTGGATCGGGGGCATGAAGTGCATACCCTGGCCCCGCCCATGCTCGATCCGCAGGCGCAGGACCCGGCCGCGCATCTGGAAGCCCTTGGCTCGGAACATCATCTTTTCCCGCTCAGGCAGGGCGGGCTCAATCCCCTTGCCGATTTCACGGCCCTGTTCCACCTCAAGGAAATCTACGGCCGCATTCGTCCGGACTGCGTCATCTCCTCGGGCATCAAGCCCGTGACCTACGGTTCGCTTGGTGCGCGTCTCGCCCATGTCCGGCGCGTGGCCTCCATCGTCACCGACCTTGGCTCGACTTTGAACCGCTCCGGCGGATTCCGGGGCCGCATCCGGTTCAATGTGGCCAAGGGCATGTATCGGGCCGGGCTGCGCTCCTGCGATCGCGTGATCTTCCGTTCCGGGGATGATCGGAACGTCTTTGATCAGCTCAAGGTTGTTCCGGATCATGCTCGGGTTGCGCTCATGCCCGGATTCGATCCGCTCATGGAGACCTTCAGCACGGCGGACATGGTCGAGGAACTGCTGGAATTCCTGAATTGA
- a CDS encoding phospholipase A — protein MGPDPSEAKFQFSFKYRFLNPEGSWATRNPWLARLYLGYTQTSFWDWEGDSKPFKDSAYKPELFYYDEAVDMELPSWLQRLGIAAGFQHESNGQGGDRSRSLNIVYVRPTFQFPDIGDWYFLASPKIWTYVGDMSDNPDMHRYRGYMDLRLQAGQEDGLALSTNLRKGTAWDKGSIQVDATYPLWRKLDENLNLYLHAQFFTGYGESLIRYDQRDTRWRIGFALVR, from the coding sequence GTGGGGCCGGACCCGTCCGAAGCCAAGTTCCAGTTCAGCTTCAAGTACCGGTTCCTCAATCCCGAAGGCTCGTGGGCCACACGGAATCCGTGGCTGGCCCGGCTGTACTTGGGCTACACCCAGACCTCGTTCTGGGACTGGGAAGGGGATTCCAAGCCGTTCAAGGACAGTGCGTACAAGCCCGAGCTCTTCTATTACGACGAGGCCGTGGACATGGAACTGCCGTCCTGGCTTCAGCGGCTGGGCATTGCCGCGGGCTTCCAGCACGAATCCAACGGACAGGGCGGGGACAGGTCCCGGAGCCTGAACATCGTGTACGTGAGACCCACGTTCCAGTTCCCGGACATCGGGGACTGGTACTTTCTGGCTTCGCCCAAGATATGGACCTATGTGGGCGACATGAGCGACAACCCGGACATGCACCGCTACCGGGGCTACATGGACCTGCGGCTTCAGGCCGGGCAGGAGGACGGGCTCGCACTGTCCACCAACCTGCGCAAGGGCACTGCCTGGGACAAGGGCTCGATTCAGGTGGACGCCACCTATCCGCTCTGGCGCAAGCTGGACGAGAACCTGAACCTGTACCTGCACGCCCAGTTCTTCACCGGATACGGGGAGAGCCTGATCCGCTACGACCAGCGCGACACCCGCTGGCGCATCGGCTTCGCCCTCGTCAGATAG